ATTTTTTTGCAAGTGTTGTTTTTTTGTAATGAAAATTTTCCGAATCTGTAAACTCTTCAATCCCAATTGCTTTTAATTTCTTGTGGTCTGCCTATCCATCTCTAATTAAGTATTTATATCTTTGATTTTTACTTCGATTAGAGTTAATGGAGGATATACATCTGTACATAACAAACAATTCCGGATCTACAATTTTTCAAATGGCTTACTAAACGAATAGTGGAATTCGCCGCTATATGCCTATGTGTTTGAGTAATCCTGTTCAATTTATTTCTAAGTGGAAGTTTCCATGAATCATGAACATCCCCACTGTAATATAGTAAGTTGCCTTGCTAAACCAATTTGTAATTTGTCTCTGGACTCCGTTGATGTGTTATACTGTGTACTTCATTTAGTAAATGTTTTGAATTACACTACATATTTTTAAATTTGATGATGGATATATGCCTGAGGTGGGTTTGTCATGGTCATATTCTAGAAACGGAAGAGATGTTTGATTTATAACAACTCTTGCTGATTTTATTGCTGTATATTTAGCTCTTTTTTAACAGATTCAATCACGGGCTCATGGTATTTCCACTTGTATCAGAAGGTTTACATGTCAACTATGTATGTTCAACTTGTTGGTAGAGTTTCTTTGTTATCATTGAAAATAACAAGTGTTCTTGTTTTGATTGTATTATATGATAAATCTTGTGTTTGCGTGGAAATCTAGAGTTTGTGCAACTCACTTTGTTACATGGGGTTTAAGCTGCAAACTTTTTTGCTGGTGGTTTCATATTCAGTGGCTGTGCTATGGTTTGTCCTTTTGCAGTGTTTCCTTTTTCTCAATATTCTGAGCTCTTTCCTGATTGTTTGCTTGTATACTTTTTGATGAACAAATTTCAAGTGTTTCCTGTCGTACCACCGATTGTTACTACTATTCTATTTCTCCCTTACAATCTTACAACTTAAATCTTTAATTTCTCTCATGAAGGCGGAATTGAAGGACAAACTAGCTAGCATATATGATGTGAAAGATCCAAATTCTATCTTTGTGTTCAAGTTCCGTACTCATTTTGGAGGAGGTAAATCAACTGGATTCGGATTGATTTATGATTCTGTTGATAGTGCAAAGAAGTTCGAACCCAAGTACAGGCTGATAAGGGTAAGTATGCTGTTCCATTTGTGATCTTTATACTTGAAATTCCATTTGTGGTGGCAGTAAATGAGTTGCCTGTTTTGAGTTGCTGAGTGATATTACCGCTCCTATTTTTGCTTGGTGCAGAATGGATTGGCTACCAAGATTGAGAAGTCCagaaaacaaatgaaagaaaggaAGAACAGAGCTAAGAAGATCCGTGGTGTTAAGAAGGTAGGAGAATGGACTTGCATTGTTGTTTTGGCTGATGGCTGTGATTGTCTAACTCCGATATGAGCCAACGCTATCAAATGTGGCTGATACTCTTTTTTATTTAAGTCTTTGTAAATCCCTGGCTTCTAAACTTCTCTATTTTATGTTTCTTTAACTTTGTCACATTTATTTCTTTGGCAGACCAAGGCTGCTGAAGCTGGAAAGAAGAAATGAGGAAATGGTGATGTTGAAAATTTTGCTGTTCCCTTTTTGGCGCATCTTCATTTCCTACTGTCCTTGTCCTTGATCTTCTCCCTGTTTTTGTTACTTGTTTACTCTAATTAGTCATAGCAACTTTAGTGAAAGATTATGAGACATCGAGATTTTCAAATGTTGTAAAACTTCATTAAAGAGCtttattaaaattttgactGGTAATGGGTTATCTTGACAATTATTCAAGGGGATTCCAAGTGCTAATAGATGAAGCGTAAAGGCTAATCAGAATGGGACTGAGTATTGACAGCATTGCCTCCTGTCCTTGCATGATGCACAGCATGTCAATTTTACCTCTTACAAAACTTAGTAATAGTAGgctaactagtatagtacccgtgcgatgcacggtttacaaATTTCACCTATAAATCTTGCACTAATCTAAATATTACGAGTGATGATGTTAACTTCTCAATCCATAGTTAAATAACTtacttataataattaaaaaaattataacagGAGTGATGATTAaaaattaacgatttaatattGACCTATTCGTCAGTCGTCACAATATAAAATTCACATCATAAATTTACTTTACTACTCTGTATAATTTAAATTACGGAGACATATTGTACACTGACCCTTAGAAGAATGTTATTGCGTTTGAATTCCATTGTTGTTTAGTATTTAATATTACACTCCCAATTTGTAGTATAGTACTCACTACGTTccggaatactcgcaccgttttgactttttgcattaTTCACGTAATTCaatttgaccctattttatttatagtatatgaaaataaatgttagtatataatatattgttggcttcatcttatgTAGTATATATTTTCaagatattaatattttataagtttttataatatgtagttaaagatatttgAGGTCAAAGTTATGCATTGGCAAGAGTGTACAGTCAAAATGGTGTGAGTATTCCGGGACTGGGAGAATAATATTTTTAACGGtagaataaaataaagtttttaaaatgataaatttgttaataaaaatataaaaaagtcaGCATAAGTCTTAATATGTTGATGTGTCATAAAGTACTCGTACTTCAAGcagtctctctctctctctctctctctctctctctctctctctccatcTCTTCTCCTTTTGTTTTTAGGGTTTACAAAAATTAAGGTTTCTTAGGCCAAAAATAGCCAAATTTCATTCTTTGATAAAGATTTGTATTTATCACGGCTACACATATCTATAAACCCACTCGTCGAATAAGGTTGTACAACGATATGAAACGGTGTATACTATGATCGTAGCTATGGTTAaatgaagtttttatttgattcaattgtTATGTATCTGTTAGATTCAAATCTgtatgtagatgtcgtatgactttttagcAATGAATTATttagattatatatatatatatatatatatatatatatatatatatatatatatatatatataaaacttTTACAATAGACTCCCTTGTGGTAATAtattattaatcattaatttgTTACTCCCTTCATGTTTCTATGTTATACTAACATTCTATTTGATGTGTTATTAAGTCCTACTCACTCttactttatttaatttatgtcaACCTTTTATGCATATTTTATCATCTCTCACCCTAGATACTTTGTGAGACCAAATTATATTTAATAATGATCTTATTCTCTATCTCTCTCCTACTACATGTAAATATACACACTTGACGGTGTCGATCATTTTTGAGTTTTTCTTGGTTTCTACACTAAATACGTATAACTAAGGAAACTAAgctaaaataatacaatatcgATTATCGAAAACAAACTATCCAATAGATAAGTATTATACCACGTATTGTTTTATTAATCAACATTAGtttttttaacataaattttaaaaaatgaatGAATTAGGTTAGTAAAGTATATAATCGTATCCCCGTCGATCACCGTGCGCAAGTATAAAATCCAAAATTATCTCCACTTCACCACCCACTGCTTTTTCCTGTCTACTCTGGTTTTGTATGCTAAATGAAAATCACAATATAGCATctcaataatatttttttaagaaTGCCATTGATTATTTTTCTTGGAACCTAATTTTTTTATATCACCGGTAGCATCTTGTAGTTAGATAGTTCATTTGCCCCCTTAAATGATGTATCACTCTCTTTACCATAGCCAATATAATTTTGTTATCCCTAACCCATCCATCAGGATTATCACCACCTATCCCCTTATTGTAAAGGAAAATCTCCAACCATCATCGTACTGGGCAATGTTCGACTGTAATCAGAGGCCGAGAGAATGTGTAATTGCTGTTGGAAAACGGAAAGTCAGAAGAAGCCACTCGATTCGAGCTCGTATTAGCGAATACATGGTCATGCATCCCAAACAAATTCATGAACGGTGTATATCTTAGCTAGATTTGTTTAAATGAATAGTAAAATGGTGCTAAGAGTAAATGCTTACCCATTTGGCCTAAAACCTTATGCTCAGCTATAATTTTGTCTTAACTTTCATCATCAAGTTTCACATATTTAAAGGAATACTTTGTATTTTCTTGAGGGATGATAAAAGAACAAatttatattagtaattaactCAATTCGTTTTGTAAGGTTAATGTTATATTTATATTACACGATGTATATTTTTTAActgttaataatttataattaaaaatatatggttttttttttcatctgCAATAAATCTACACattaagttgatttatagttttatTACTGATTAGACTCCTAATTATGTGATTATTTGACATGTATGGAGTATGATCGTCTGTATGAACTATAAACTTTCTATCATGTTATGAGTTCTAATTTTGTAATCTACGGAGTACtgcatttttattttctattatagctttgTTGGAGTTCCTAATTATGTTAAAATATCAACATATATGACTTATATATTCTTCGATATATTTAGTCGAAATGATAGTTTATAATGAATTCTAATTATGCAAGTTTGTCTCTTATGAAAGAGCCTACATGGCAAgaataaatataattttatgaacaattataaatttccataagtaaaaatatgtgatatattaattatttatctttaaagagagagaaatcagagaGCGACATTTGTCAGCTATAAATTGATCCTTTCTATTATGTTATGTTTTATACGACTTTTTTggtttgaacttatattatctgaacttatcggCGCTTATCCgtatttaactgaacttatcttatcttatcttatatgagctcattttatcttttttgaaataaacttatttgtatgtggaaaaaatgtctgaaaaaacttatttttcttaacttatattatctgaacctATCTGAACCTAAatgatcttatctgaacttattttatctgaaataaatcaaaataagtcgaacaaccCAAAGACTTACTATAATCAAATATCTTCCAAATAAATTAGCCAAGTGTGATTTTATGCATATTGCAACAGTATTTTTGTGGAGATGGTTAATTTGATGGACAAATAAATACTACGTAACTTTCAAATAATATCTTCCAAAAATATTTATCTAATAATTGTGCAAATTTTCCATATTAGTTATTTATATAATATCTTTCAAATGATACATTGTGCGATTTTTTCATATTCATTGTTTATAAATACAGTAAGTTAAATATGACAAAATAAttatctattaattaatttatatattaaaagagagcgaatcaatgagtgacatttgtcatcaccacattgatttcctctcttttagtataatatatagaataTAGATTATTTTAAGATTGTTATCTAGAACAGGTAACGAGATTGTTTTTTTATTACTGCAATGGCGAATAAGTTGATTATCTCTCGAGTATAAatgtctattttttttttactaagagTACAAAACTCAATacaaatgtctatttttgtGACCACCAAAACTGGagtgttttttttatattagcATAAATCATTTAGCACTATCTCTATTCCTACAAATTGTTTGAAACTTGAATGTAACGACTCAAGTACAATAATGGCAAGCCAGAAACTATTGCCCTTAGAAAAGTCAACCATTGTCAACTATGGTATAAAAAAAAGCCTAAAACAAGactgttaaattaaataaggtCTCCAACCCGCAAAACTTGATTTCCCCTGCTGCCTTCCACATGATCAGAAGCTTACAGCAGAACCAGCACCATCAGGACATAAGCACAGTGCCTTAAAGAGATCCTGCTACACTGCAGAAATAGAAAAAACAGGTCAGAAACTGCAGTCTTTTTTGTATGCTCTTGCGAAGACAGCCAGCAGACCAGAAGCCTGGTTCATTTCATTCGGAAATAAAGTCGATATTGATGTTTATCTCATTCCAAATTGAAGTCTTACATTGCAAATTAAACCATCGAGCATCTACAACACTAAACATTAACCTAACCAAATATTCACTACAAAATAAACAATAACTCAAGCACCAACAACTCCATTGCCCTGCTTAACTTGTACTTCCAGTTTGACAAGTACATCCTAGATGATCTGTCAAATAGCTTCTATTCTGACCACTAATGGATCCTCCAACCTGAATATTGATGATGGATCCTCCAATCTTTGCTAACCCCTCAAGAGTTGTCAACTGAACAAACATTATAGACAAACATATCAATCACATCTTCAACATCGCTTGCTATCTGTCGGTTCTCAACATGTTTTCCATCTGGTCAGGTCATTTTGCAAAGTAGCTACTGTGTCCTTTGAGGCTTATCTCTGGGCCAATATTCAATACTTTGAGTAGCAGAATAAACACCAAATACATCCATCTCCTGATGGCATTTAACAAACAGGTTATAtagaaatcaaacaaaaatattgagtacaagaaaatatgacAAGTAATCAAAACAGTGCTTACTTAATTGTGTTTAAAGTAATAGGTTTGCAGCTGTATGAAGGGCACCATTGCCTAAAATATAATTGATGTTTAAGTCTTGCTGAATGCAACACCAATAATCCTGAGTTGTTCTCCTTGTAACTCAAATCACAGGGATTAGCATCTATAAACTATAAAAAGACTTCAtttcttaataaaatattaagttCTCACATAAACTATATAATTACCAGTAAATAGGATTGTTTAGTGGACCACACAAAGAAAGTCCAGCTTCTATTGTTCTTTGCCAGGTAAAAGAGTGAAAATTTGAAGTCTTATTGCTTGGGGGCTGCTTACTTGTATTCTATACTTGACAAGTTAATCATACAACACTCTCTAATattaattataactaattaggAGAAGCGAGAGCAAGGGAGTGTGGATTAGAGTTCAAAATTTGCATCTCTATCTTCCAAAAACAACCATGGGAAGACAATAATCAGTGAGGTGGATACTATTCTTCACAATCAATACAAATGACATATTAGATACAAACAATCtatatataattaataattaataattgcaAATTTTATTCAGATGTTGTCATCTAGGGTTGAAGGAAAGTGTATCCCATACCATAATTCAGATTTCATATCAATATGTCAAAAATCAAAAGCTAAAGATACTCATGCCTCAAGCACAAGCATTGCTTCCAGGAAGTCGGATTCTATATACACACACTGTTAGGGGAGGAATGTTAAAGTTAGTAAGCTGTTTTGTCTGTTTTGCTTTACTGTTGTATAAATAAGTTGCATCGTAGATTGTATTCCTCATTCaaagaaataagaaaaactcctacttctctctctagttcTCTCTGTGATTCTCTCTCTTTGCAAGAGGCTAGCTCAACTGCAGGACATTCTTCAGTGATGAAGATTGATGATGATAGAATGTAGAAGATGAGTTGAGGGAAAAGAGaatatttacactaatataaacctggtccatgctaacttagcgtggaccagggcaacggagtaatttttatgggtaacatatgtaactgtcacgtgacagttattttgtaattttaaatagtaactatatgcgtattacagtaactatgtgttttaaagagttactatgtgttttgaagagttttaatgcgatttgtgtctagcccactttatatacgttttaaactttttttatttttcaaaatttcagatctacattctgttcattctatttcattttctctctcttcattttctctctatgcttttcaaaatttagcccaaatttctaggttttgttcgattttttttgtaattatcttataattcttatgattggatctatttgatgaggaaaaattggaggaagtagtagatcaagaaggaggttcgtcgttgccgaaatcgaatcgaagaatttgcgctcgcctacaaatcttcgcaagaatttttagagatcatatctcggtttgttgttttttaaagaattttaagtctatttttatttaaaattgaaaatatttgttgttttgaagaaattaatgtttgtgttttaccgaagtatcgttttcacttcgcgaattcgatcagtgacttcacgattttaaatagtaactatatgagtaatacagtaactatatggtataaagaggtactatgtaattttaatggttactatatgtacaatagttactatattattttaatggttactataagtgtacaacagttactatatgtgtacaatagttattattttgttgagtgattcgaaatgtttgttgttttgttgaaattagggttagtgtttcacatggttagtatataaatgatatagtcacctttaatttatgttgcgaattagtgtttttaatagtcactggaatgttcATAATGTTTATGTTaatagtagtttttagagtaactatactttttttaaaagttactataactttaaaacagtaactatgtggttaaaatagtcactatattttttagaaagttattataagtttaaaatagtaactatgtgtttaagatagttattatgttatgaacagtttatagtgactttttgataaataatagttactatacgattacattatgtactatgttatttagagtatgtatttgtccgcttcttagatagtgactatatgattataatggttactatatgtgttcaatagttactatattttaataatagtcactatatgttttatatagttactatatggtttatatagttactatatggtttatatagttactatatattt
This Spinacia oleracea cultivar Varoflay chromosome 6, BTI_SOV_V1, whole genome shotgun sequence DNA region includes the following protein-coding sequences:
- the LOC110785908 gene encoding 40S ribosomal protein S24-1 yields the protein MADKAVTIRTRKFMTNRLLSRKQFVIDVLHPGRANVSKAELKDKLASIYDVKDPNSIFVFKFRTHFGGGKSTGFGLIYDSVDSAKKFEPKYRLIRNGLATKIEKSRKQMKERKNRAKKIRGVKKTKAAEAGKKK